The following proteins come from a genomic window of Sardina pilchardus chromosome 1, fSarPil1.1, whole genome shotgun sequence:
- the LOC134078025 gene encoding oocyte zinc finger protein XlCOF15-like produces the protein MRGGESETQKGPTASDRHSRNNTQKKLHRCDDCGKVLSCAANLRHHYQIHTGEKPYGCATCGRTFALPGNLRAQLNSRSAKEEARGQDQRKPTATAHTCNECGKRFSSSSNLRTHRSIHRGERWFTCALCERKFLQLGNLKAHQMWHAQERPHQCPHCPIRHQLRHSRERPHLCAATCGKTHTCVETLRTHERVHTRERPYSCSVCGESFGYLRSLHGHEKPEHNIG, from the exons ATGCGTGGTGGCGAGTCGGAGACTCAGAAAGGTCCCACGGCGTCCGACCGGCACAGCCGTAACAACACGCAGAAGAAACTCCACAGGTGCGATGACTGCGGGAAGGTTTTGAGCTGCGCGGCCAATCTACGCCACCACTACCAAATCCACACCGGAGAGAAACCCTACGGCTGTGCCACGTGTGGGAGGACATTCGCCCTGCCCGGTAACCTCCGGGCCCAACTCAACTCGCGCTCAGCTAAAGAAGAAGCGCGAGGACAGGATCAGAGGAAGCCCACGGCGACCGCGCACACGTGCAACGAGTGTGGCAAGAGGTTTTCCTCGTCGTCAAACTTACGCACGCATCGGAGCATCCACAGGGGGGAGAGGTGGTTCACTTGCGCACTCTGCGAGAGGAAGTTCCTCCAGTTGGGTAACCTGAAAGCGCACCAGATGTGGCATGCTCAAGAGAGGCCACACCAGTGCCCCCACTGCCCAAT AAGACACCAGCTCCGCCACTCCAGGGAGCGGCCTCACCTGTGCGCCGCCACCTGCGGGAAGACGCACACGTGCGTGGAGACGCTCAGGACGCACGAGAGGGTCCACACCCGAGAGAGACCTTACAGCTGCTCCGTCTGTGGGGAGAGTTTCGGCTACCTCAGGAGTCTACACGGCCATGAGAAACCAGAGCACAACATTGGATAG
- the LOC134087579 gene encoding zinc finger protein 37 homolog isoform X2: protein MEEHCNISKKSVVWKHFKSILGENAVICLYCNRKVKLYASRSTTPLNVHLRNRHPSVLPLIRYRIGNESRKRSIVWRHFKLISEGNAVLCLHCKTKFKFSASRTTTPLHVHLRNRHPSVLPLAQSSVHRSVSRKTSIVSPLVRSRIYGNESRKRSIVWRHFKFIPEEKAALCLYCKKKLRISASKTSPLHAHLRNRHPFVLSGELHHSQVVSESEEKVLESERASIDPADSNQLLKLQVQKLQKSLEEKDKEVTETYKSFQQIIQALQENVKSMKEQLTQQTGKHQGARQGRLFDFSVPPVAASSRHNQPRSSVHDEACEDRPLLTLSCTSEPSSPGLDDTEGSAQRSSKDQEVIIAGQQTPTDAVISDDILVEKRHCRQDNKEDEDRNHNKDEVSDYYPEMDPDHRPEDEDDPDDPGDFGESNYEGEDNEDERDIGGSDDNSDMRKGLDCNLEDDGNSNDNPDNQVWLSSSKDSNNISPTDDLENKTGEVYSCTLCNEMFRKVYYVKLHRLIHDKGATLNQCLSEPMKYVRVVQPHTCEVCGEECSTSEGLHIHQRLHDEEHGHCEASDASGQKLYKCGKRDESFDHSTDSCPRQEAHLDERPCEVCSGCQKTFAHPADLGTHQKRHCEKRRTEADPPRKPRPCLCDTCGKAYENLSHLKRHAMVHTGERPHKCSVCDKRFRFHFTLKQHSLKHSENSPFMCHVCGKGFTRLQHVQKHTRVHTKEKPYRCSFCAKDFGYQESLYVHHRRFHSV from the exons ATGGAAGAACATTGCAACATATCGAAGAAGTCAGTCGTGTGGAAGCATTTTAAGTCAATTCTAGGGGAAAACGCAGTCATTTGTCTCTATTGCAACAGGAAAGTGAAATTATATGCCTCGAGAAGCACAACTCCACTGAATGTCCATCTAAGAAATCGACATCCGTCGGTGTTGCCCTTGATTCGGTACAGGATAGGCAACGAATCGAGAAAAAGGTCAATTGTGTGGAGGCATTTTAAGTTAATTTCAGAGGGAAACGCAGTCCTCTGTCTCCACTGCAAGACAAAATTCAAATTCTCAGCCTCGAGAACAACAACTCCCCTGCATGTCCATTTACGAAATCGACATCCGTCCGTGTTGCCCTTGGCCCAGTCCAGCGTACATCGCAGCGTATCGAGAAAAACGTCAATTGTGTCGCCCTTGGTTCGGTCCAGGATATATGGCAACGAATCGAGAAAAAGGTCAATTGTGTGGAGGCATTTTAAGTTCATTCCAGAGGAAAAAGCAGCGCTCTGTCTCTACTGCAAAAAGAAACTCAGGATATCAGCCTCGAAAACAAGTCCACTGCATGCCCATCTAAGAAATCGACATCCATTTGTGTTGTCCGGTGAA CTTCATCATTCACAGGTTGTCTCAGAGTCAGAAGAGAAGGTGTTGGAATCTGAACGAGCATCAATTGACCCCGCTGACTCCAACCAACTTCTAAAGTTACAAGTGCAGAAACTTCAGAAGAGTCTGgaggagaaagataaagaggtCACAGAGACATATAAG TCTTTCCAGCAGATCATTCAAGCTCTTCAGGAGAATGTGAAGTCCATGAAAGAACAGCTCACTCAGCAGACGGG AAAGCATCAGGGTGCAAGACAAGGGAGACTTTTCGACTTTTCAGTGCCGCCAGTTGCAGCGTCATCCCGGCACAATCAGCCTCGTTCGTCCGTCCATGATGAG GCGTGTGAGGACCGCCCCCTGCTCACCCTGTCCTGCACCTCTGAGCCCAGTTCTCCTGGTCTTGATGACACAGAGGGGTCGGCACAGAGGTCATCCAAGGACCAGGAAGTCATTATTGCTGGCCAGCAGACTCCTACAGATGCTGTCATCAGTGACGACATTTTG GTGGAAAAGAGGCATTGTCGTCAAGACAACAAGGAAGATGAAGACCGTAATCATAACAAAGATGAAGTCTCGGATTATTATCCTGAAATGGACCCGGATCACAGACCAGAAGATGAGGACGACCCTGATGACCCTGGGG ATTTTGGTGAGTCAAATTACGAGGGAGAGGATAACGAAGATGAAAGGGATATCGGTGGTAGTGATGATAACAGTGACATGCGGAAAGGCCTCGATTGCAACCTTGAAGATGATGGCAACAGCAATGACAACCCTGATA ATCAGGTCTGGCTGTCTTCCTCGAAGGACAGCAACAACATCTCACCCACAGATGACTTGGAAAACAAGACTGGGGAAGTTTATTCTTGCACCCTGTGCAACGAGATGTTTAGAAAAGTGTACTACGTGAAACTGCACAGGTTAATCCATGATAAAGGTGCCACCCTGAATCAGTGTCTCTCTGAACCCATGAAGTACGTGAGAGTAGTTCAACCCcacacatgtgaagtgtgtggagaggagtgtAGCACATCAGAGGGTCTCCACATTCACCAAAGACTACACGATGAAGAACATGGCCACTGCGAGGCCTCTGATGCCAGTGGACAGAAATTGTACAAGTGTGGAAAGCGTGACGAGTCTTTCGACCACTCGACCGATTCCTGCCCCCGCCAGGAAGCGCACCTGGACGAAAGGCCGTGCGAGGTTTGCTCTGGGTGCCAAAAGACCTTCGCGCATCCCGCCGATCTCGGCACTCACCAAAAACGTCACTGCGAGAAAAGGCGGACCGAGGCTGACCCGCCCCGTAAACCGAGGCCGTGTCTCTGCGACACCTGCGGCAAGGCGTATGAAAATTTGAGCCATTTGAAGAGGCACGCCATGGTGCACACGGGAGAGAGGCCGCACAAGTGTTCGGTTTGCGACAAACGCTTTCGCTTCCACTTTACCTTAAAACAGCACAGCCTCAAGCACTCGGAAAACAGTCCTTTCATGTGCCACGTATGTGGCAAGGGATTCACGAGGTTGCAACATGTCCAAAAACACACGAGGGTTCACACCAAGGAGAAACCCTACCGCTGCTCGTTTTGTGCAAAGGACTTTGGTTACCAGGAGTCACTGTACGTTCACCACAGACGATTTCACTCTGTCTAA
- the LOC134087579 gene encoding zinc finger protein 37-like isoform X1, giving the protein MEEHCNISKKSVVWKHFKSILGENAVICLYCNRKVKLYASRSTTPLNVHLRNRHPSVLPLIRYRIGNESRKRSIVWRHFKLISEGNAVLCLHCKTKFKFSASRTTTPLHVHLRNRHPSVLPLAQSSVHRSVSRKTSIVSPLVRSRIYGNESRKRSIVWRHFKFIPEEKAALCLYCKKKLRISASKTSPLHAHLRNRHPFVLSGELHHSQVVSESEEKVLESERASIDPADSNQLLKLQVQKLQKSLEEKDKEVTETYKSFQQIIQALQENVKSMKEQLTQQTGKHQGARQGRLFDFSVPPVAASSRHNQPRSSVHDEACEDRPLLTLSCTSEPSSPGLDDTEGSAQRSSKDQEVIIAGQQTPTDAVISDDILVEKRHCRQDNKEDEDRNHNKDEVSDYYPEMDPDHRPEDEDDPDDPGEDFGESNYEGEDNEDERDIGGSDDNSDMRKGLDCNLEDDGNSNDNPDNQVWLSSSKDSNNISPTDDLENKTGEVYSCTLCNEMFRKVYYVKLHRLIHDKGATLNQCLSEPMKYVRVVQPHTCEVCGEECSTSEGLHIHQRLHDEEHGHCEASDASGQKLYKCGKRDESFDHSTDSCPRQEAHLDERPCEVCSGCQKTFAHPADLGTHQKRHCEKRRTEADPPRKPRPCLCDTCGKAYENLSHLKRHAMVHTGERPHKCSVCDKRFRFHFTLKQHSLKHSENSPFMCHVCGKGFTRLQHVQKHTRVHTKEKPYRCSFCAKDFGYQESLYVHHRRFHSV; this is encoded by the exons ATGGAAGAACATTGCAACATATCGAAGAAGTCAGTCGTGTGGAAGCATTTTAAGTCAATTCTAGGGGAAAACGCAGTCATTTGTCTCTATTGCAACAGGAAAGTGAAATTATATGCCTCGAGAAGCACAACTCCACTGAATGTCCATCTAAGAAATCGACATCCGTCGGTGTTGCCCTTGATTCGGTACAGGATAGGCAACGAATCGAGAAAAAGGTCAATTGTGTGGAGGCATTTTAAGTTAATTTCAGAGGGAAACGCAGTCCTCTGTCTCCACTGCAAGACAAAATTCAAATTCTCAGCCTCGAGAACAACAACTCCCCTGCATGTCCATTTACGAAATCGACATCCGTCCGTGTTGCCCTTGGCCCAGTCCAGCGTACATCGCAGCGTATCGAGAAAAACGTCAATTGTGTCGCCCTTGGTTCGGTCCAGGATATATGGCAACGAATCGAGAAAAAGGTCAATTGTGTGGAGGCATTTTAAGTTCATTCCAGAGGAAAAAGCAGCGCTCTGTCTCTACTGCAAAAAGAAACTCAGGATATCAGCCTCGAAAACAAGTCCACTGCATGCCCATCTAAGAAATCGACATCCATTTGTGTTGTCCGGTGAA CTTCATCATTCACAGGTTGTCTCAGAGTCAGAAGAGAAGGTGTTGGAATCTGAACGAGCATCAATTGACCCCGCTGACTCCAACCAACTTCTAAAGTTACAAGTGCAGAAACTTCAGAAGAGTCTGgaggagaaagataaagaggtCACAGAGACATATAAG TCTTTCCAGCAGATCATTCAAGCTCTTCAGGAGAATGTGAAGTCCATGAAAGAACAGCTCACTCAGCAGACGGG AAAGCATCAGGGTGCAAGACAAGGGAGACTTTTCGACTTTTCAGTGCCGCCAGTTGCAGCGTCATCCCGGCACAATCAGCCTCGTTCGTCCGTCCATGATGAG GCGTGTGAGGACCGCCCCCTGCTCACCCTGTCCTGCACCTCTGAGCCCAGTTCTCCTGGTCTTGATGACACAGAGGGGTCGGCACAGAGGTCATCCAAGGACCAGGAAGTCATTATTGCTGGCCAGCAGACTCCTACAGATGCTGTCATCAGTGACGACATTTTG GTGGAAAAGAGGCATTGTCGTCAAGACAACAAGGAAGATGAAGACCGTAATCATAACAAAGATGAAGTCTCGGATTATTATCCTGAAATGGACCCGGATCACAGACCAGAAGATGAGGACGACCCTGATGACCCTGGGG AAGATTTTGGTGAGTCAAATTACGAGGGAGAGGATAACGAAGATGAAAGGGATATCGGTGGTAGTGATGATAACAGTGACATGCGGAAAGGCCTCGATTGCAACCTTGAAGATGATGGCAACAGCAATGACAACCCTGATA ATCAGGTCTGGCTGTCTTCCTCGAAGGACAGCAACAACATCTCACCCACAGATGACTTGGAAAACAAGACTGGGGAAGTTTATTCTTGCACCCTGTGCAACGAGATGTTTAGAAAAGTGTACTACGTGAAACTGCACAGGTTAATCCATGATAAAGGTGCCACCCTGAATCAGTGTCTCTCTGAACCCATGAAGTACGTGAGAGTAGTTCAACCCcacacatgtgaagtgtgtggagaggagtgtAGCACATCAGAGGGTCTCCACATTCACCAAAGACTACACGATGAAGAACATGGCCACTGCGAGGCCTCTGATGCCAGTGGACAGAAATTGTACAAGTGTGGAAAGCGTGACGAGTCTTTCGACCACTCGACCGATTCCTGCCCCCGCCAGGAAGCGCACCTGGACGAAAGGCCGTGCGAGGTTTGCTCTGGGTGCCAAAAGACCTTCGCGCATCCCGCCGATCTCGGCACTCACCAAAAACGTCACTGCGAGAAAAGGCGGACCGAGGCTGACCCGCCCCGTAAACCGAGGCCGTGTCTCTGCGACACCTGCGGCAAGGCGTATGAAAATTTGAGCCATTTGAAGAGGCACGCCATGGTGCACACGGGAGAGAGGCCGCACAAGTGTTCGGTTTGCGACAAACGCTTTCGCTTCCACTTTACCTTAAAACAGCACAGCCTCAAGCACTCGGAAAACAGTCCTTTCATGTGCCACGTATGTGGCAAGGGATTCACGAGGTTGCAACATGTCCAAAAACACACGAGGGTTCACACCAAGGAGAAACCCTACCGCTGCTCGTTTTGTGCAAAGGACTTTGGTTACCAGGAGTCACTGTACGTTCACCACAGACGATTTCACTCTGTCTAA
- the LOC134078036 gene encoding uncharacterized protein LOC134078036: MKERLVGHLMEFIIMDTSEGSNLASQVLLEKLEGEANSNQEQSCQMETNLLLRLEVKDLKKRLEEKENRLNQAQDTIKAMRNEINSLQECLDIEKRKYQSLMEQHSQRSPFVQPDSEAKTTACVDRPTLLLSCVSEPTLTGPSSPPSPLASTSEPSPTYPSCSGDVVERDWHTTSTATTTTTKSDVDLCRASKPNPTTLSDSVRSTQRSPQPSPLRMLSVTLEDCRHKLQSDGVFNVQSLGHDDDDDDDDYDDDGGGGDDDDEDYADHTTESERYQFGSEDLKKKRLLPCSQCTKKFSQLNHLKLHQRMHNRKLLLNSPCASEGEDQGQERLNVDGAFCCDQCSRTFSQFSDLQRHQRTHENIKNSQIQGHKCDTCEKIFLHSSSLRIHERVHTGERPYTCTVCGKGFTQLGNLKKHHRKHEKESSLSHTTGMQTQDTLSMPPGDQSKSGKVSQFRKTHTRPYACSACGKAFSQSRSLRAHIRTHEENKSVVDGAIERQAVTLVARPKPHKCADCGKAFSLRAQLQVHRRIHTGEKPYACDVCEKAFSQLAGLQRHQLLHHDKAGKQRVFECDVCEKKLRSSSALLIHKVKHQPLNVRERPYSCTRCEKKFSLLEYLRSHERYHSMEKRYQCSHCQKAFITPSKLRQHMPKHTGEKPYSCSKCSKAFKSPSGLKEHIKLHTGEMPYSCLICNKVFKSLSNRQEHMRTHSRERPYLCHICGRAFRRGSCLSKHQKTHTGDKPHACTHCGQKFLKLTNLRRHQLRHTGQRPHMCASCGKTFSRLETLKTHERVHTGERPYRCIVCDERFAYVQSLQSHQKREHQIQDTHSVNGRRPQQQQQQRARCVESSEALQDIETHRPGIQNGGALDGIVDSPVSEEQYRLTPTVTLATRDSDNSTNLPLSGEVLCGYFKWYITEPRHFESDLSDQGNDMEGNVSCKRKGKERRSIVWSHFTLLGEDTSRPTVVCVHCKKTLYQCQGSTTSMLKHLKAQHATEINHTDGLKSESEQQLDHRAEETGPNMERRGKRSIVWLHFTRLGKDTLACLHCKKRLRYHNSTTYMHRHLQVHHPHVNSKGRQETTSRTSRTPKKLSQRTKQQPLVFKGASVSPQERDVESSEGVDVHSKDGRLLQLQVDALLKQLEGKERQLTQAYQTFQNTVRALGEDMKSIQEQLAHLTEGHHGAEKERPSTVRHTQSIEYEACEDRHLFALSCTSEPNSPGFDDTAQRSSQDQEVTIIGLLTPPSTAVANSNSILEFVNTFMQTAYTAEANTTTTTAADSVSDPERQPAPLPLKTLLVRLQDCRHKLGPDGTFTVHSGEMPGRQEEKDFDDDDDDDGEDGDDDGGEYGGDDVVSDYNYESDPDYVPEDDANSDQNPEKFLLKSCRKKMSQQGSSLHAMQHPESPPQKASLEVHEGSSSEERPFKCPLCEESYRYCPDYIQHLKTHSSPTFTLHGQQEREDDDDDDDDDNDDDDDDGDDDDNDDDDDDDINTEKDPEDSLENGGNSYDSPDMRSEERCQLPPNGASSAQHEEDDLGHHMEAEEEELCHGDGVNDEIDGDGNEVNNGEDTNYNLEDDCNSNDNPEDEAFQSSSKDGNNISSADNMENNEIGDVTVNRCLSQPKRVKPYQCQTCGRRLSTSGALHIHQRQHSGEKVHCERDARGRKVYKCAKCDKSFVGVTLFHVHQSTHLGERPYVCPRCKKTFVYPTGLRVHQNFHCKEWPQQQVEAAGDGGPQTPSARARRRRTYAHACAQCPMTFYQKCSLRVHERSHSDERPLECPLCGKRLKHAGTLREHLKTHDGRKRHLCDSCGKSFPRWGSLRRHLALHTGEKPYKCSVCDKRYHLQQSLNTHMLNHSEDRPFRCGVCDKGFTRLHLVQKHERVHTKEKPYRCSICLKNFGYQESLYMHQKRFHSALGH; the protein is encoded by the exons AGTGAAGGCTCAAACCTAGCATCCCAAGTCCTGTTGGAGAAGCTGGAGGGGGAAGCAAATTCCAACCAGGAACAAAGCTGTCAAATGGAGACCAACCTGCTCCTCAGGTTAGAAGTGAAAGACCTGAAGAAGAGACTGGAGGAAAAGGAAAACCGACTCAATCAGGCTCAAGAT ACTATCAAGGCTATGAGGAATGAGATCAACTCACTGCAGGAGTGTCTGGATATTGAGAAAAG GAAGTACCAGAGCCTGATGGAACAACATTCCCAGAGATCCCCGTTTGTTCAACCTGACAGTGAAGCCAAGACCACG GCGTGTGTAGACCGACCCACCCttctcctgtcctgtgtgtcaGAGCCCACCCTCACAGGCCCTTCAAGTCCACCATCACCGTTAGCCTCTACCTCAGAGCCCTCTCCCACATACCCATCCTGCAGTGGTGATGTTGTGGAAAGGGACTGGCACACAAcctcaacagcaacaacaacaacaactaaaagTGAC gtAGACCTATGCAGAGCCTCAAAGCCAAACCCCACCACCCTTTCAGACTCAGTCAGGAGCACACAAAGGTCTCCGCAACCTTCCCCACTGAGGATGCTATCAGTGACCCTGGAGGACTGCAGACACAAACTCCAGTCGGACGGAGTCTTCAATGTTCAGTCATTGGGACAtgacgatgatgacgatgatgatgactatgatgatgatggtggtggtggtgatgatgatgacgaagaCTATGCAGATCACACCACTGAAA GTGAGAGATACCAGTTTGGATCTGAAgatctgaagaaaaaaagactTTTGCCGTGCAGTCAGTGCACTAAGAAATTCTCTCAATTGAATCACCTGAAATTGCACCAGAGGATGCACAACAGGAAACTCCTCCTCAATAGTCCCTGTGCATCCGAAGGAGAAGACCAGGGCCAGGAGAGGCTTAACGTAGATGGTGCCTTTTGCTGCGACCAGTGCAGTAGAACATTTTCTCAATTCAGTGACCTTCAACGGCACCAGAGGACgcatgaaaatataaaaaacagtCAGATCCAAGGTCATAAATGCGACACatgtgaaaagatttttttacatTCATCCTCTCTCCGAATTCACGAGAGggttcacactggagagagaccTTACACCTGTACTGTTTGTGGAAAAGGGTTCACTCAGTTAGGCAACCTTAAAAAACACCACAGAAAACATGAAAAGGAGTCCTCTTTGAGTCACACCACCGGCATGCAAACTCAGGACACGCTCAGCATGCCGCCAGGGGATCAGAGCAAGTCTGGAAAAGTCTCTCAATTTCGGAAAACCCACACAAGACCGTATGCTTGTAGCGCTTGCGGAAAGGCCTTTTCTCAATCGAGAAGCCTTCGAGCGCACATTCGAACACACGAGGAAAATAAGTCTGTGGTTGACGGTGCCATTGAACGTCAGGCTGTGACCCTTGTTGCTCGTCCAAAGCCGCACAAGTGCGCCGACTGCGGCAAGGCTTTCTCTTTAAGGGCTCAGCTGCAGGTCCACCGGAGAATACACACCGGCGAAAAACCTTATGCTTGTGACGTCTGTGAAAAGGCCTTCAGTCAATTAGCCGGTCTACAACGGCACCAGCTATTACACCATGACAAAGCTGGTAAGcagagagtgtttgagtgtgacgTGTGTGAAAAGAAACTTCGGAGTTCATCTGCGCTCCTCATCCATAAGGTCAAACATCAGCCGttaaatgtgagagagagaccgtaCTCTTGCACCCGGTGTGAGAAGAAGTTCAGCCTGCTGGAATACCTCCGAAGTCACGAGCGATATCACTCCATGGAGAAGCGATATCAGTGTTCTCATTGTCAGAAGGCATTCATCACGCCATCGAAACTTAGGCAGCACATGCCCAAGCATACCGGGGAGAAACCCTATTCTTGTTCAAAGTGTTCGAAGGCCTTCAAAAGTCCTTCTGGACTTAAAGAGCACATCAAACTCCACACAGGAGAGATGCCTTACAGCTGTTTGATTTGCAACAAAGTGTTCAAGTCCTTGTCAAATCGCCAGGAGCATATGAGGACTCACTCCAGAGAAAGACCCTACCTCTGCCACATCTGTGGCAGGGCATTTCGGCGTGGCAGTTGTCTTAGTAAacaccagaaaacacacacggGTGACAAaccgcacgcgtgcacacactgtGGCCAGAAGTTTTTGAAGTTGACGAACCTCAGAAGGCACCAGCTGCGGCACACAGGGCAGAGGCCTCACATGTGCGCCTCGTGCGGCAAGACGTTCTCCCGCCTGGAGACCCTCAAGACACACGAGAGGGTTCACACGGGAGAGAGACCCTACCGCTGCATCGTCTGTGACGAGCGCTTTGCCTACGTACAGAGCCTGCAGTCACACCAGAAGAGAGAGCACCAGatacaagacacacactctgtgaaTGGCAGgcggccgcagcagcagcagcagcagcgtgctCGGTGTGTGGAGAGTTCTGAAGCACTACAGGACATAGAGACCCACAGACCAGGTATTCAAAATGGAGGTGCATTGGACGGCATTGTTGACAGCCCTGTGTCTGAAGAGCAGTACAGACTAACCCCCACAGTCACATTagctacaagagacagcgacaactCCACCAACTTGCCACTGAGCGGGGAGGTGCTTTGCGG GTATTTTAAATGGTATATAACAGAG CCAAGACATTTCGAGTCTGATTTGAGTGATCAAGGAAACGACATGGAAGGCAACGTTTCTTGCAAacggaaaggaaaagagaggagatcaATAGTGTGGTCTCATTTCACGCTTTTGGGGGAAGACACTTCTAGGCCTACTGTTGTCTGTGTCCATTGCAAAAAGACTCTGTACCAATGCCAGGGTTCGACCACGTCCATGCTCAAACATCTAAAAGCACAGCATGCCACTGAGATTAATCACACCGATGGCCTCAAA TCGGAGTCTGAGCAGCAGTTGGATCACCGTGCGGAGGAGACCGGTCCCAatatggagagaagagggaagcgTTCCATTGTGTGGCTTCATTTTACACGTTTAGGGAAAGATACTCTTGCCTGTCTTCACTGCAAGAAGAGACTGAGATACCATAACTCGACCACTTACATGCACAGGCATCTACAAGTACACCACCCCCACGTCAACAGCAAGGGCCGTCAG GAAACGACATCAAGAACATCAAGGACCCCGAAAAAGCTGTCTCAGCGGACCAAACAACAACCACTTGTGTTCAAGGGT GCGTCCGTGTCACCacaggagagagatgtggagtcTAGCGAGGGCGTGGACGTCCATTCCAAAGATGGCCGACTCCTACAGCTGCAGGTGGATGCGCTCCTGAAGCAgctggaggggaaagagagacaacTCACACAGGCTTACCAG ACGTTCCAGAACACAGTCAGAGCTCTGGGTGAGGACATGAAGTCAATACAGGAGCAGCTCGCTCATCTGACCGA AGGGCACCATGgtgcagagaaggagagacctTCCACTGTTCGGCACACTCAGTCCATTGAGTACGAG GCATGTGAGGACCGCCACCTGTTTGCCCTTTCCTGCACCTCTGAGCCCAATTCTCCTGGTTTTGATGACACGGCACAAAGGTCATCCCAGGACCAGGAAGTCACTATTATCGGCCTGCTGACTCCTCCCTCCACAGCTGTTGCCAACAGTAACAGCATCTTG GAGTTTGTAAACACATTTATGCAGACCGCTTATACCGCTGaggccaacaccaccaccaccaccgctgcagACTCCGTCAGTGACCCAGAAAGACAACCAGCGCCCCTTCCTCTGAAGACACTGTTGGTGAGGCTGCAGGACTGCAGGCATAAACTGGGACCAGATGGCACTTTCACAGTTCACAGTGGAGAGATGCCCGGCCGTCAGGAGGAGAAGGATTttgacgatgacgatgacgatgatggtGAAGATGGTGACGATGATGGTGGTGAatatggtggtgatgatgttgTCTCAGATTATAATTATGAGTCAGACCCAGATTATGTCCCTGAAGATGATGCCAACAGTGATCAAAACCCTGAAA AGTTTTTGCTCAAGTCTTGCAGGAAGAAGATGAGTCAACAGGGATCCTCACTGCATGCGATGCAGCACCCAGAGTCACCCCCTCAGAAAGCTTCTCTGGAAGTACATGAGGGAAGTTCTTCAGAGGAAAGGCCCTTCAAATGTCCCTTGTGTGAAGAGAGTTATAGATATTGTCCGGACTACATTCAGCACTTAAAAACCCATAGCTCACCGACCTTCACACTGCATGGTcagcaagagagggaggatgacgacgatgacgacgatgatgacaacgatgatgacgacgatgatggCGACGATGATGACAACGATGACGACGATGACGACGATATCAACACCGAGAAAGATCCGGAGGACAGCCTTGAAAATGGTGGCAACAGTTACGACAGCCCTGATA TGAGGTCAGAGGAGCGCTGCCAGCTTCCACCAAATGGAGCTTCGTCTGCTCAACATGAGGAGGATGATCTCGGCCATCACATGGAGGCTGAAGAGGAGGAGCTGTGTCATGGCGATGGTGTCAATGATGAGATTGATGGTGATGGCAATGAAGTGAACAATGGTGAAGACACCAATTACAACCTTGAAGATGATTGCAACAGTAATGATAACCCTGAAG ATGAGGCTTTTCAGTCTTCCTCTAAGGACGGCAACAACATCTCGTCCGCAGACAACATGGAGAACAACGAGATCGGGGATGTCACCGTTAATCGATGCCTCTCTCAACCGAAACGAGTCAAACCTTACCAGTGTCAAACCTGTGGAAGAAGGCTGAGTACGTCCGGCGCTCTTCACATTCACCAAAGACAACACAGTGGAGAGAAAGTCCACTGCGAGCGAGACGCCAGAGGACGGAAAGTGTACAAGTGTGCAAAGTGCGACAAGTCGTTCGTGGGCGTCACCCTTTTTCACGTTCATCAGAGTACGCACCTGGGCGAGAGACCATACGTTTGCCCTCGGTGCAAGAAGACCTTTGTCTATCCCACCGGTCTCCGGGTGCACCAGAATTTCCACTGCAAAGAATGGCCCCAGCAGCAGGTGGAGGCTGCGGGCGACGGAGGCCCTCAAACGCCCTCGGCCCGCGCCCGAAGGAGGAGGACGTACGCGCACGCGTGCGCGCAGTGCCCGATGACGTTCTATCAGAAGTGCTCGCTGAGGGTTCACGAGAGAAGTCACTCGGACGAGAGACCTTTGGAGTGTCCGCTGTGCGGCAAGCGTCTTAAACACGCCGGCACCCTCAGGGAGCATTTGAAAACGCACGACGGGCGGAAACGGCATCTCTGCGATAGCTGCGGCAAGTCTTTTCCGCGCTGGGGCAGCCTGAGAAGGCACCTCGCGTTGCACACGGGCGAAAAGCCGTACAAATGCTCGGTGTGCGACAAACGGTATCATCTTCAGCAGAgcttaaatacacacatgcttaACCACTCTGAAGACCGTCCTTTTCGATGCGGCGTATGTGACAAGGGATTCACGAGGCTACACCTCGTCCAGAAACACGAGCGGGTCCACACCAAGGAGAAACCGTACCGCTGCTCCATTTGTTTGAAGAACTTTGGTTACCAGGAGTCACTGTACATGCACCAGAAACGATTTCACTCTGCGTTAGGGCATTAA